In Xanthomonas sacchari, a genomic segment contains:
- a CDS encoding pteridine-dependent deoxygenase: protein MSRPHLQFPHPTQGHPQLQVDYVAETDPGQLLGEDQVLAVFGFGETAPYHDDPRYLRVPLQPHGPRMLEVWRTDAPVHSGRDGAIAWASDGRLQFGVIEIDERQVDLDIEEAAALAYAQITAFVSGSATPRLLRIWNYLDAITLGSGDRERYRRFCVGRARGLGEFDATQLPAATAVGRCDDARVMQIYWLAAARAGTPLENPRQVSAYRYPRQYGPQPPSFARAMLPPAGSDMPLLLSGTASVVGHASMHQGQLLAQLEETFANFDALLAAARSHAPDLPPQFGDGTRLKVYVREPDDLPLVASALDARFGDRVPRLLLHAVICRDELAVEIDGVHG from the coding sequence ATGAGCCGCCCGCACCTGCAGTTCCCGCACCCCACGCAGGGCCATCCGCAGTTGCAGGTGGACTACGTCGCCGAGACCGATCCCGGCCAGCTGCTGGGCGAGGACCAGGTGCTGGCGGTGTTCGGCTTTGGCGAGACCGCGCCCTACCACGACGACCCGCGCTACCTGCGCGTGCCGCTGCAGCCGCACGGCCCGCGCATGCTCGAGGTGTGGCGCACCGACGCCCCGGTGCATAGCGGCCGCGACGGCGCCATCGCCTGGGCCAGCGACGGCCGCCTGCAGTTCGGCGTGATCGAGATCGACGAGCGCCAGGTGGACCTGGACATCGAGGAAGCCGCCGCACTCGCCTACGCGCAGATCACCGCCTTCGTGTCCGGCAGCGCTACGCCACGCCTGCTGCGCATCTGGAACTACCTCGACGCGATCACCCTGGGCAGCGGCGATCGCGAACGCTACCGGCGCTTCTGCGTCGGCCGCGCGCGCGGGCTGGGCGAGTTCGACGCCACCCAATTGCCGGCGGCCACCGCGGTGGGCCGCTGCGACGACGCGCGGGTGATGCAGATCTACTGGCTGGCCGCCGCGCGGGCCGGCACGCCGTTGGAGAACCCGCGCCAGGTCAGCGCCTACCGCTACCCGCGCCAGTACGGCCCGCAGCCGCCCAGCTTCGCCCGCGCCATGCTGCCGCCGGCCGGCAGCGACATGCCGCTGCTGCTGTCGGGCACCGCCAGCGTGGTCGGCCACGCCTCCATGCACCAGGGCCAGCTGCTGGCGCAGTTGGAAGAGACCTTCGCCAACTTCGACGCCCTGCTGGCAGCCGCGCGCAGCCACGCTCCGGACCTGCCGCCGCAATTCGGCGACGGCACCCGCCTGAAGGTCTACGTGCGCGAACCCGACGACCTGCCGCTGGTCGCCTCCGCCCTGGACGCCCGCTTCGGCGACCGCGTCCCGCGCCTGCTGCTGCACGCGGTGATCTGCCGCGACGAGCTGGCGGTGGAGATCGACGGCGTGCATGGCTGA
- a CDS encoding XVIPCD domain-containing protein, which yields MAELTAQAREIVSEFGSEPGVTADQARNLLSIVNASPVLVDQINTAVAKGHVARIVPLTNPNAGGEYDAQNHAIRLPLARLVPVSPGQLPSATNMGEVTYALGHELQHGFNAEATKRALKQFDNDVGNISRGSGLRDYTEPLATLLAQNRRDEAGAQIAGWNAVVSRVRAGNPDATLEDVYKEQPGRMADFIDRSGRPATFTLKPNLRLNTDLTMSETPGNVEGMGQNFFDKEARKARLGANGTSDYANYYATNPVSHIAQVEHRQHPPQPGNDTPQIALNLSRLHLREALLEENGLDLGRDRRPLPYFDTSTQPPAAGLLQHTADTHRHVSPLANGLPEPAAPAAHGAEAQRSDDPSLPGHPDHALLEQIRAGMRKVDAALGKAYDHDSERLSRSLLAACKDNRDLYPGAAGYSLAGNALERVDHVVLGKTGNLIAVQGALNDPAMKRAVVPVEQALATPVEQSDQKLALANQALGQEQQRAAQQALGRGVDEPAHMAPGR from the coding sequence ATGGCGGAACTCACTGCTCAAGCTCGGGAGATCGTCAGTGAATTTGGCTCTGAGCCGGGCGTTACGGCGGATCAGGCGAGGAATCTGTTATCGATCGTCAACGCTTCGCCCGTACTCGTTGACCAGATCAACACTGCTGTAGCCAAAGGCCATGTGGCGCGCATCGTTCCATTGACTAATCCCAATGCGGGTGGTGAATACGATGCGCAGAATCATGCGATCCGCCTACCCTTGGCACGATTGGTCCCTGTCTCTCCAGGCCAACTCCCCAGTGCCACAAATATGGGTGAGGTCACGTATGCGTTAGGCCACGAGCTGCAACATGGGTTCAATGCTGAAGCTACTAAGCGGGCGTTGAAGCAGTTCGACAACGATGTCGGGAACATTTCACGCGGCTCTGGATTACGTGATTACACCGAGCCCTTGGCGACCTTGTTGGCGCAAAATCGCCGCGACGAAGCCGGTGCGCAGATCGCCGGATGGAATGCAGTCGTCAGCAGGGTTCGGGCAGGCAACCCGGATGCAACGCTAGAAGACGTTTACAAAGAACAGCCAGGGCGCATGGCGGATTTCATAGATCGTAGCGGCAGGCCTGCAACCTTCACATTGAAGCCAAATCTTCGTCTCAATACCGATCTGACGATGAGCGAAACTCCCGGTAATGTGGAGGGAATGGGGCAGAACTTTTTTGACAAGGAAGCTCGAAAAGCCAGGCTTGGCGCCAACGGCACCTCAGATTACGCAAACTATTACGCTACCAACCCGGTCAGCCACATTGCCCAAGTCGAGCACAGGCAACATCCGCCGCAGCCGGGCAACGACACGCCGCAGATCGCGCTGAACCTGTCGCGGCTGCATCTGCGCGAGGCGCTGCTGGAAGAGAACGGGCTGGATCTGGGCAGGGACCGGCGGCCACTGCCGTACTTCGACACCAGCACGCAGCCGCCCGCCGCGGGGCTGCTGCAGCACACTGCCGATACCCATCGGCACGTGTCGCCGCTGGCCAACGGGTTGCCGGAACCAGCGGCGCCTGCCGCGCATGGCGCCGAGGCGCAGCGGAGCGACGATCCCTCGCTGCCCGGGCATCCGGATCACGCGCTGCTGGAACAGATCCGCGCAGGGATGCGCAAGGTCGATGCAGCGCTTGGCAAGGCCTACGACCACGACAGCGAACGGCTCAGCCGCAGTCTGCTGGCGGCCTGCAAGGACAACCGCGACCTGTATCCGGGCGCGGCCGGCTACTCGTTGGCGGGCAATGCGCTGGAGCGGGTCGACCATGTGGTGCTGGGAAAAACCGGCAACCTGATCGCGGTGCAGGGCGCGCTGAACGATCCGGCGATGAAGCGCGCGGTCGTTCCGGTGGAGCAGGCGTTGGCCACGCCGGTGGAGCAGTCGGACCAGAAACTGGCGCTGGCCAATCAGGCGCTGGGGCAGGAGCAGCAGCGTGCTGCACAACAGGCGCTGGGGCGCGGGGTCGACGAGCCGGCGCACATGGCGCCTGGACGTTAG
- a CDS encoding AMP-binding protein, which translates to MSAVSSEIPAAPLLHPLAVGDARRPLAFANGEHIDLATFLGHVRGLAAVLPAGRHALNLCEDRYRFMVAFCAVALRGQTSLLPSSRAPAVVAEVQRSHTDCYCLGDLALAEPPPRYWRLPDALPSLDGPMPQLADDALVAIGFTSGSTGAPKPNPKTWGSFLTSTRQDLLALVGLWPDTAVPQVVATVPPQHMYGMELSILLPLVTPLAVHAGRPFFPEDVARALAQLPAPRLLVTTPVHLRALVESGVALPPLAGIVSATAPLAQELAAAAEARFGGEVREMFGSTETCVFASRRTACEVPWTPLPGVRVAPQPDGTLVHAPHLPQPVLLADLMDVDADGRFQVRGRQADLLEIAGKRASLADLTRRLLALPGVVDGAMLQLDPEPGQAVGRIAAVVVAPTLDEAAILAALRRELDPVFLPRRLRLLEALPRNETGKLPRDRLLALLAAGRED; encoded by the coding sequence ATGTCCGCCGTTTCCTCCGAGATTCCCGCTGCGCCCCTGTTGCACCCGCTCGCCGTCGGCGACGCGCGGCGTCCGCTGGCCTTCGCCAACGGCGAGCACATCGACCTGGCGACCTTCCTCGGCCACGTGCGCGGCCTGGCCGCGGTGCTGCCGGCCGGCCGGCATGCGCTGAACCTGTGCGAGGACCGCTACCGTTTCATGGTCGCGTTCTGCGCGGTGGCGCTGCGCGGGCAGACCTCGCTGCTGCCGTCCTCGCGCGCGCCGGCGGTGGTGGCCGAGGTGCAGCGCAGCCATACCGATTGCTACTGCCTGGGCGACCTGGCGTTGGCCGAGCCGCCGCCGCGCTACTGGCGACTGCCGGACGCGCTGCCGTCGCTGGACGGGCCGATGCCGCAATTGGCCGACGACGCGCTGGTGGCGATCGGCTTCACTTCCGGCAGCACCGGCGCGCCCAAGCCCAATCCCAAGACCTGGGGCAGCTTCCTCACCAGCACCCGCCAGGACCTGCTGGCGCTGGTCGGGCTGTGGCCGGACACGGCGGTGCCGCAGGTGGTGGCGACGGTGCCGCCGCAGCACATGTACGGCATGGAGCTGTCGATCCTGCTGCCGCTGGTGACGCCGCTGGCGGTGCACGCCGGGCGCCCGTTCTTTCCCGAGGACGTGGCCCGTGCGCTGGCGCAGCTGCCGGCGCCGCGGCTGCTGGTGACCACGCCGGTGCATCTGCGCGCGTTGGTCGAATCCGGCGTCGCGCTGCCGCCGCTGGCCGGCATCGTCTCGGCCACCGCGCCGCTGGCGCAGGAGCTGGCCGCCGCCGCCGAGGCGCGCTTCGGCGGCGAGGTGCGCGAGATGTTCGGCTCCACCGAAACCTGCGTGTTCGCCAGCCGCCGCACCGCTTGCGAGGTGCCGTGGACGCCGTTGCCCGGCGTGCGCGTGGCGCCGCAGCCGGACGGCACCCTGGTGCACGCGCCGCATCTGCCGCAGCCGGTGCTGCTGGCCGACCTAATGGACGTGGACGCCGACGGCCGCTTCCAGGTGCGCGGCCGCCAGGCCGACCTGCTGGAGATCGCCGGCAAGCGTGCCTCGCTGGCCGATCTCACCCGGCGCCTGCTGGCGCTGCCCGGCGTGGTCGACGGCGCGATGTTGCAACTGGATCCGGAACCGGGCCAGGCGGTGGGCCGCATCGCCGCGGTGGTGGTGGCGCCGACCCTGGACGAGGCCGCGATCCTGGCCGCGCTGCGCCGCGAACTGGACCCGGTGTTCCTGCCGCGCCGGTTGCGCCTGCTCGAGGCCCTGCCACGCAACGAGACCGGCAAGTTGCCGCGCGATCGCCTGCTGGCGTTGCTGGCGGCCGGTCGCGAGGACTGA
- the cydB gene encoding cytochrome d ubiquinol oxidase subunit II: MDMATVLPVIWFGVIGFGVLMYVLLDGFVLGLGILAPFAEDEDQLDLMMNTAAPIWDGNETWLVLGGAGLLAAFPKAYAVVLSALYLPVLLMLIALVFRGVAFEFRFKARSSKYLWGWAFALGSLCAAFWQGVILGALVEGMPLQDGKYLGGVLGWFSPFSMLTGAAVVFGYALLGGSWLILKTEGAMQHIARTLTRPLVLVVVVFMGLVSAWLPFLDSRIMARWFHDGNFWWLSPVPLLVLVNALALWRAAMAQGRDARPFMLTLCFFVLGFFGLVLGIWPNIVPPGLTIWEAASPPASQGFVLAGLAVLLPVILGYTAWSYRVFRGKITADTGYHH; this comes from the coding sequence ATGGACATGGCGACCGTGCTGCCGGTGATCTGGTTCGGCGTGATCGGCTTCGGCGTGCTGATGTACGTGCTGCTGGACGGCTTCGTGCTCGGCCTGGGCATCCTGGCGCCGTTCGCCGAGGACGAGGACCAGCTCGACCTGATGATGAACACCGCCGCGCCGATCTGGGACGGCAACGAGACCTGGCTGGTGCTCGGCGGCGCCGGCCTGCTGGCGGCGTTCCCGAAAGCCTACGCGGTGGTGCTGTCGGCGCTGTACCTGCCGGTGCTGCTGATGCTGATCGCGCTGGTGTTCCGCGGCGTGGCCTTCGAGTTCCGCTTCAAGGCGCGCAGTTCCAAGTACCTGTGGGGTTGGGCGTTCGCGCTGGGTTCGCTGTGCGCCGCGTTCTGGCAGGGGGTGATCTTGGGGGCGCTGGTGGAAGGCATGCCGTTGCAGGACGGCAAGTACCTGGGTGGGGTGCTTGGCTGGTTCAGCCCGTTCTCGATGCTCACCGGCGCGGCGGTGGTGTTCGGCTACGCGCTGCTCGGCGGCAGCTGGCTGATCCTCAAGACCGAGGGCGCGATGCAACACATCGCCCGCACCCTGACCCGGCCGCTGGTGCTGGTGGTGGTGGTGTTCATGGGCCTGGTCAGCGCCTGGCTGCCGTTCCTGGACTCGCGGATCATGGCGCGCTGGTTCCACGACGGCAATTTCTGGTGGCTCTCGCCGGTGCCGCTGCTGGTGCTGGTCAACGCGCTGGCGCTGTGGCGTGCGGCGATGGCACAGGGCCGCGACGCGCGCCCGTTCATGCTGACCCTGTGCTTCTTCGTGCTCGGCTTCTTCGGCCTGGTGCTGGGCATCTGGCCGAACATCGTGCCGCCCGGGCTGACCATCTGGGAAGCGGCCTCGCCGCCGGCCTCGCAGGGCTTCGTGCTGGCCGGGCTGGCGGTGCTGCTGCCGGTGATCCTGGGCTACACCGCCTGGTCGTACCGGGTGTTCCGCGGCAAGATCACCGCCGACACCGGCTACCACCACTGA
- a CDS encoding cytochrome ubiquinol oxidase subunit I, which produces MDALLLSRIQFGFVISFHVLFPAFTIGLSSWLAFLEWRWLRTRDTVWRDLYFFWLKIFAVSFGMGVVSGIVMSFQFGTNWAVLSERAGNILGPLLSYEVLTAFFLEASFLGVMLFGWHKVPEKLHFLATCLVAIGTLISTFWILSANSWLQTPAGYAVVEGVFHPANWREVIFNPSFPYRLTHMVLAAFITTCFVIGGVSGWYLRRGEHLDAAGRMLKLAVAFAAIALPLQIAAGDAHGLNTLEHQPIKVAAMEGHWHGEAPGQGVPLVVFAVPNEAAERNDYEVTIPRLGSVILTHTLDGEITPLTAVPRDERPPVKPVFYAFRVMVGLGMAMLLLALVSLFFWWRGTLLRRCALHLAWNAMLPAGFVALVAGWFVTEIGRQPYVIYGLLHTRDAVSPVSPAMVWISLSVYVLAYALVFGFGSWYILRMLRHGPLPHEPAPRMQEGDKTPARPLSAADDDIEETH; this is translated from the coding sequence ATGGACGCCCTGCTGCTGTCGCGCATCCAGTTCGGATTCGTCATCAGTTTCCACGTGCTGTTCCCGGCCTTCACCATCGGCTTGTCGAGCTGGCTGGCGTTCCTGGAGTGGCGCTGGCTGCGCACGCGCGACACGGTGTGGCGCGATCTGTACTTCTTCTGGCTGAAGATCTTCGCCGTGTCCTTCGGCATGGGCGTGGTCAGCGGCATCGTCATGAGCTTCCAGTTCGGCACCAACTGGGCGGTGCTCAGCGAACGTGCCGGCAACATCCTCGGTCCGCTGCTCAGCTACGAGGTGTTGACCGCGTTCTTCCTGGAGGCCTCGTTCCTCGGGGTGATGCTGTTCGGCTGGCACAAGGTGCCGGAAAAGCTGCACTTCCTGGCCACCTGCCTGGTCGCCATCGGCACGCTGATCTCCACGTTCTGGATCCTGTCGGCCAACAGCTGGTTGCAGACGCCGGCCGGCTACGCGGTGGTCGAGGGTGTGTTCCATCCGGCCAACTGGCGCGAGGTGATCTTCAATCCGTCGTTCCCGTACCGGCTCACGCACATGGTGCTGGCCGCCTTCATCACCACCTGTTTCGTGATCGGCGGGGTCAGCGGCTGGTACCTGCGCCGCGGCGAACACCTGGACGCGGCCGGGCGCATGCTCAAGCTGGCGGTGGCCTTTGCCGCGATCGCGCTGCCGCTGCAGATCGCCGCCGGCGATGCGCATGGGCTGAACACGCTCGAGCACCAGCCGATCAAGGTGGCGGCGATGGAAGGGCACTGGCACGGCGAGGCGCCGGGGCAGGGCGTGCCGCTGGTGGTGTTCGCGGTGCCCAACGAGGCCGCCGAGCGCAACGACTATGAGGTGACCATTCCGCGCCTGGGCAGTGTGATCCTCACCCATACGTTGGATGGCGAGATCACGCCGCTGACCGCGGTGCCGCGAGACGAGCGGCCGCCGGTGAAGCCGGTGTTCTACGCGTTCCGGGTGATGGTCGGGCTGGGCATGGCGATGTTGCTGCTGGCGCTGGTGTCGCTGTTCTTCTGGTGGCGCGGCACGCTGCTGCGTCGGTGCGCGCTGCATCTGGCGTGGAACGCGATGCTGCCGGCCGGGTTCGTGGCGCTGGTCGCCGGCTGGTTCGTTACCGAGATCGGGCGCCAGCCGTACGTGATCTACGGCCTGCTGCACACACGCGATGCGGTCAGCCCGGTCAGCCCGGCGATGGTGTGGATCTCGCTGAGCGTGTACGTGCTCGCCTACGCGCTGGTGTTCGGTTTCGGCAGTTGGTACATCCTGCGCATGCTGCGCCATGGGCCGCTGCCGCACGAGCCGGCGCCGCGCATGCAGGAGGGCGACAAGACCCCGGCGCGGCCACTGTCGGCGGCCGACGACGACATCGAGGAGACCCACTGA
- a CDS encoding glycoside hydrolase family 55 protein has protein sequence MTVSTADHCRFHQGDGVTRAFAGPVAHSRSRVKAFIILNEKASELESGDFDVERIGDESGTRIVMHRPPSSAEKILLINVASYAHKIDAAGDIPLAEAFTKPRLDTLAMHNHEHAKSHGGLREISDSTPSTVSDTRSPFPMTARERNEEIAGTASSEGDDTSLRESLAQTDGGSLIGYSFPASGEGTTVKDFLDGLWAGTGARNIRFQQTAATGAAPIPVSDKLSYLPVSVLEFGADRTGSSDSSSAFQAAVDDVQNRGGGVVHVPYGIYRIDTAVTISRGGIAIKGDGVLEEFVGPFGSTVPQLRGNGSWILLGSENESAFVLASGSNNVQIAGIGFDQTKPSPTPDWNPPAYKPCIRINAGGACLLENLVFLGVTAGIEIGQPGVSTGRTRIENVWGEFFSFGIKVNFAADVVRVNNFHQYPFWSAFTADVAAYTQKNTYGLVSYRNDNCQITNFFVYGVWRGIYLATSGDGATNKMMVANADLDACATGVLVDGSGITASMTNIQCQPGPNTQLSNSRGIFVNGDGNSLMLCNLRVARTTAEAVFVSGNGNAVGISNCYFDNWDDALSGAFTAISSTSDTNRIHLSGSITYFTGTGNHGAFLGGQMRSYHWPNCASGSLAATVDSSGSVAIAHGLGFAPARAFSNNQTDYAFLLNVINIDNTNIYVSVRDVNKSGERAASGSNLTINWSASM, from the coding sequence ATGACAGTCTCCACAGCCGACCATTGCCGATTTCACCAGGGCGACGGCGTTACCCGTGCTTTTGCTGGCCCGGTGGCTCACTCCAGAAGTCGCGTGAAGGCATTTATCATCCTTAATGAAAAGGCGTCCGAATTGGAGAGTGGCGATTTCGACGTTGAACGAATCGGCGATGAATCCGGTACCCGCATCGTAATGCACCGCCCTCCATCTTCCGCTGAAAAAATCCTGTTGATCAATGTGGCAAGTTATGCACATAAGATTGACGCCGCCGGCGATATTCCACTCGCCGAAGCATTTACAAAACCCAGATTGGACACACTTGCAATGCACAATCACGAACACGCCAAATCCCACGGCGGGTTACGGGAAATTTCGGATTCAACGCCAAGCACTGTAAGCGACACGCGCTCCCCTTTTCCAATGACAGCGCGTGAGAGAAATGAGGAGATTGCCGGAACAGCTTCTAGCGAAGGTGACGACACCTCCTTACGCGAGAGCCTCGCTCAAACAGACGGAGGCTCTTTGATTGGATATTCCTTCCCTGCGTCTGGCGAAGGCACTACAGTCAAGGATTTTCTGGATGGTCTGTGGGCAGGAACAGGCGCGCGGAATATTCGGTTCCAGCAGACGGCTGCCACCGGCGCCGCGCCCATCCCCGTTTCCGACAAGTTGAGTTACCTTCCTGTCTCGGTACTGGAATTTGGTGCTGATCGCACCGGTTCCTCTGATTCGTCGTCGGCATTCCAGGCCGCGGTGGACGATGTGCAAAACCGTGGCGGCGGAGTCGTGCATGTGCCATACGGGATTTATCGGATTGATACAGCAGTGACGATTTCCCGAGGGGGAATCGCGATCAAGGGCGACGGTGTCCTAGAAGAGTTCGTCGGCCCATTCGGCTCGACTGTTCCGCAACTTCGCGGCAATGGATCCTGGATACTATTAGGCTCGGAAAACGAGAGCGCATTCGTTTTGGCATCTGGCTCAAACAACGTACAGATAGCGGGAATCGGATTCGACCAGACGAAACCTTCACCGACCCCCGACTGGAATCCCCCCGCCTACAAGCCCTGCATCAGGATCAATGCCGGCGGAGCTTGTTTGCTAGAAAATTTGGTTTTTTTGGGGGTGACAGCGGGCATTGAGATCGGCCAACCAGGTGTCAGCACAGGGCGGACGCGCATCGAAAACGTATGGGGGGAGTTCTTCTCATTTGGAATAAAAGTCAATTTTGCCGCAGACGTTGTCCGCGTCAACAATTTCCATCAATATCCCTTTTGGAGCGCCTTCACCGCCGACGTGGCCGCTTACACCCAAAAAAATACCTATGGCCTAGTTTCGTATCGCAACGACAATTGTCAAATCACCAATTTCTTCGTCTATGGTGTCTGGCGAGGCATTTACCTGGCAACGAGTGGGGACGGCGCCACCAATAAAATGATGGTGGCGAATGCGGACTTGGATGCCTGCGCTACTGGTGTTCTTGTAGACGGCAGTGGCATTACCGCTTCCATGACCAATATTCAATGCCAGCCCGGCCCAAATACGCAGCTATCAAATAGCCGCGGCATCTTCGTCAATGGAGATGGAAACAGCCTTATGCTGTGCAATTTGCGCGTAGCACGGACAACGGCAGAAGCTGTATTTGTCAGTGGGAACGGGAATGCTGTTGGCATCAGCAATTGCTATTTTGACAATTGGGATGACGCCCTGTCTGGTGCGTTCACTGCAATCTCGTCCACCAGCGACACGAACAGAATCCATCTGTCAGGTTCTATCACCTATTTCACGGGCACCGGTAATCACGGTGCGTTCCTTGGTGGTCAGATGCGCTCGTATCATTGGCCGAACTGCGCATCTGGATCTCTTGCCGCCACTGTGGACAGCAGCGGCTCGGTAGCGATTGCGCATGGGCTCGGCTTTGCCCCAGCGCGTGCATTTTCCAACAATCAGACGGACTACGCGTTTCTTCTAAATGTCATCAATATAGACAACACGAACATCTATGTTTCGGTTCGCGATGTAAACAAATCCGGGGAAAGGGCGGCATCCGGCTCAAATCTCACGATCAACTGGTCGGCCAGCATGTGA
- a CDS encoding S9 family peptidase, whose product MRRLALSAVVLLSLSCLPPLAAAQDAAAPLTIEQAMADPDWIGPPVEDAWWAWDGRQVQYQLKRTGSPVRDTYRQGIDGSAAQRVEDAQRSTLDAANPVYDARRQRMLFVRNGDVFLRDLRSGALTQLTRSNQAAARPQFTTDGGALWRVGNDWYRWSPGGGVQQAAVLKAERDPDAAPKPDVLREQQLRTLETLARDRAQRELLRQQEQAWRRADSSRAPAPVYLGDDVVVDDSALSPDGRHLLVVTHAKGAEEGRESKMPKYVTESGYAEFQETRTLVGRNPPVAQTLWLVDAVAGSARKLDLSVLPGIDTDPLAALRKAAKQEPLQGPRAVRVETDGDGSGASMHWSEDGRNVAVLLRAVDNKDRWIASVDLDKAVLQPRHRLTDPAWINWSFNDFGWMPDNQTLWLLSEQSGYAHLYTQRGTEKPRQRTSGKWEVSAPVVSADGQGFLFLCNRKWPGDYEVCKLDLRNDSVAELTALDGVEDFALSPDGQQLLVHYSGPYLPPQLAVLPAAGGTARVLTDTRSAAFKARPWVQPQFVQVPSKHGAGTIWGKYYGPAQPEPGKRYPVVMFVHGAGYLQNVSARYTPYFREQMFHNLLVQKGYIVLDLDYRASAGYGRDWRTAIYRDMGHPELEDYLDGLDWLVDSKQGDRGRAGIYGGSYGGFMTYMALFRSPGTFKAGAALRPVADWSQYNHEYTSNILNTPDLDPEAYRTSSPIEYASGLRDHLLIAHGMVDDNVFFKDSVDMTQKLIELHKDNWEIAPYPMEKHGFTRADSWLDEYKRILKLFERELR is encoded by the coding sequence ATGCGTCGTCTCGCCCTGAGCGCTGTTGTGTTGCTGTCCCTGTCCTGCCTGCCGCCGCTGGCCGCGGCGCAGGATGCCGCCGCCCCGCTGACCATCGAACAGGCCATGGCCGATCCGGACTGGATCGGGCCGCCGGTCGAGGACGCCTGGTGGGCCTGGGACGGGCGCCAGGTGCAGTACCAGCTCAAGCGCACCGGCAGCCCGGTGCGCGACACCTACCGCCAGGGCATCGACGGCAGCGCCGCGCAGCGGGTCGAGGACGCCCAGCGCAGCACCCTGGATGCGGCCAATCCGGTCTACGACGCACGCCGCCAGCGCATGCTGTTCGTGCGCAACGGCGACGTGTTCCTGCGCGACCTGCGCAGCGGCGCGCTGACCCAGTTGACCCGCAGCAACCAGGCCGCCGCGCGGCCGCAGTTCACCACCGATGGCGGCGCGCTGTGGCGGGTCGGCAACGACTGGTACCGCTGGAGTCCCGGCGGCGGCGTACAGCAGGCCGCGGTGCTCAAGGCCGAGCGCGATCCCGATGCCGCGCCCAAGCCCGACGTGCTGCGCGAGCAGCAACTGCGTACCCTGGAAACCCTGGCCCGCGACCGCGCGCAGCGCGAGCTGCTGCGCCAGCAGGAGCAGGCCTGGCGCCGTGCCGACAGCAGCCGCGCGCCGGCGCCGGTGTACCTGGGCGACGACGTGGTGGTCGACGACAGCGCGCTGTCGCCGGACGGCCGCCACCTGCTGGTGGTGACCCACGCCAAGGGCGCCGAGGAAGGCCGCGAGAGCAAGATGCCCAAGTACGTGACCGAATCCGGCTACGCCGAATTCCAGGAAACACGCACCCTGGTCGGCCGCAACCCGCCGGTGGCGCAGACCCTGTGGCTGGTCGATGCGGTGGCCGGCAGCGCGCGCAAGCTCGACCTCTCCGTGCTACCCGGCATCGACACCGATCCACTGGCGGCGCTGCGCAAGGCCGCCAAGCAGGAGCCGCTGCAGGGCCCGCGCGCGGTCCGCGTGGAGACCGATGGCGACGGCAGCGGCGCCTCGATGCACTGGAGCGAGGACGGCCGCAACGTCGCCGTGCTGCTGCGCGCGGTGGACAACAAGGACCGCTGGATCGCCAGCGTGGACCTGGACAAGGCGGTGCTGCAGCCGCGCCACCGCCTCACCGATCCGGCGTGGATCAACTGGAGCTTCAACGACTTCGGCTGGATGCCGGACAACCAGACCCTGTGGCTGCTGTCCGAGCAGTCCGGCTACGCGCACCTGTACACCCAGCGCGGCACCGAGAAGCCGCGCCAGCGCACCTCCGGCAAGTGGGAGGTGTCCGCGCCGGTGGTCAGCGCCGACGGCCAGGGCTTCCTGTTCCTGTGCAACCGCAAGTGGCCGGGCGACTACGAGGTGTGCAAGCTCGACCTGCGCAACGACAGCGTCGCCGAACTGACCGCGCTGGACGGCGTGGAGGACTTCGCGCTCTCGCCCGACGGCCAGCAGCTGCTGGTGCACTACTCCGGCCCCTACCTGCCACCGCAACTGGCGGTGCTGCCGGCCGCCGGCGGCACCGCACGCGTGCTCACCGACACCCGCAGCGCCGCGTTCAAGGCGCGCCCGTGGGTGCAACCGCAGTTCGTGCAGGTGCCGTCCAAGCACGGCGCCGGCACCATCTGGGGCAAGTACTACGGCCCGGCGCAGCCGGAGCCGGGCAAGCGCTATCCGGTGGTGATGTTCGTGCACGGCGCCGGCTACCTGCAGAACGTGTCGGCGCGCTACACCCCTTACTTCCGCGAGCAGATGTTCCACAACCTGCTGGTGCAGAAGGGCTACATCGTGCTGGACCTGGACTACCGCGCCAGCGCCGGCTACGGCCGCGATTGGCGCACCGCGATCTACCGCGACATGGGCCATCCGGAGCTGGAGGACTACCTGGACGGCCTGGACTGGCTGGTCGACAGCAAGCAGGGCGACCGCGGCCGCGCCGGCATCTACGGCGGCTCCTACGGCGGCTTCATGACCTACATGGCGCTGTTCCGCAGCCCCGGCACGTTCAAGGCCGGCGCCGCGCTGCGCCCGGTGGCCGACTGGAGCCAGTACAACCACGAGTACACCTCCAACATCCTCAACACCCCGGACCTGGACCCGGAGGCCTACCGCACCTCTTCGCCGATCGAGTACGCCAGCGGGCTGCGCGACCACCTGCTGATCGCCCACGGCATGGTCGACGACAACGTGTTCTTCAAGGACTCGGTGGACATGACCCAGAAGCTGATCGAACTGCACAAGGACAACTGGGAAATCGCGCCGTATCCGATGGAGAAGCACGGCTTCACCCGCGCCGACTCCTGGCTGGACGAGTACAAGCGCATCCTCAAGCTGTTCGAGCGCGAGCTGCGCTGA